Proteins from one Halovivax limisalsi genomic window:
- a CDS encoding ABC transporter ATP-binding protein has translation MTKLRVENLTKKYGALVAVSDVDFTLEEGKLQTLLGPSGCGKTTLLKCIAGLEDPTSGKIWLDGELVCDADNGMTVPTRKRNIGMVFQSYAVWPHMTVKQNVRYPLKKQNWGTKDEQQERVRYLLDVVGLGAEGDKLATNLSGGQQQRVAIARALAPEPEILLFDEPLSNLDAKLRREMRSEIKAIQKEFEVTVLYVTHSQDEAMYLSDTISILRDGEFVEHGSPQDLYASPETHFAMQFMGQCNSIDGTVSTVDEMRIATPIGDIRSDDHSAGVSPGDEVSVCFRPKHCQIDDPSSSAADANVFSGPITARSLTQDFTEYEVEIEGRSILVRTADPLSITEGDDVTVSVPTSKTRVFATGDAEQMRAQVVEH, from the coding sequence ACAGACGCTGCTCGGCCCGAGCGGGTGCGGCAAGACGACGCTCCTGAAGTGCATCGCGGGGCTCGAGGATCCCACGTCCGGGAAAATTTGGCTCGACGGGGAACTGGTGTGTGACGCCGACAACGGGATGACGGTTCCGACCCGGAAGCGAAACATCGGCATGGTGTTTCAGTCGTACGCCGTGTGGCCGCACATGACCGTCAAGCAGAACGTCCGCTATCCGCTGAAAAAGCAAAACTGGGGGACGAAAGACGAACAGCAGGAGCGGGTTCGCTACCTCCTCGACGTGGTCGGCCTGGGAGCGGAGGGCGACAAACTCGCGACGAACCTCAGCGGCGGTCAACAGCAGCGCGTCGCCATCGCGCGAGCGCTGGCCCCAGAGCCCGAGATACTGCTCTTCGACGAGCCGCTGTCCAATCTCGACGCGAAACTCCGCCGGGAGATGCGAAGCGAGATCAAGGCCATTCAGAAGGAGTTCGAGGTCACGGTCCTGTACGTCACCCACTCCCAGGACGAAGCGATGTACCTCTCGGATACGATCTCGATCCTCCGGGACGGCGAATTCGTCGAGCACGGGTCCCCACAGGACCTGTACGCCAGCCCGGAAACCCACTTTGCAATGCAGTTCATGGGGCAGTGTAACTCGATCGACGGCACGGTGTCGACCGTCGACGAGATGCGGATAGCGACGCCGATCGGCGACATTCGCTCCGACGATCACTCGGCCGGCGTCTCCCCCGGCGACGAGGTGTCCGTCTGTTTCCGACCCAAACACTGCCAGATCGACGACCCCTCGTCGTCGGCGGCCGACGCGAACGTCTTCTCCGGACCGATTACCGCCAGATCCCTCACGCAGGACTTCACCGAGTACGAGGTCGAGATCGAGGGCCGGTCGATCCTGGTCCGGACCGCCGACCCCCTCTCGATAACCGAGGGAGACGACGTCACGGTGTCCGTTCCGACGTCGAAAACGCGCGTCTTCGCGACCGGCGACGCCGAACAGATGCGGGCGCAGGTCGTCGAACACTGA
- a CDS encoding maleate cis-trans isomerase family protein: MHGWKARIGVITTSVNTVVEPEFHELAPDGVTIATSRLRHGGKTSEENTNSMNEDVNRCAELLATANPDAVLYGVTAGSFLNGREYEEEMSETITDIAGAPAITASSSIRRALETLGAERVSVATPYIPKFDDRLESYLREFGYTVAAMDGHTIEEGFEIAAVHPEAIYRAVKRADRPEADAVVISGTNYRTMEVIEDLEADLGKPVVSANTASLWDVLTTVGVDPATVSCGELFERAD, from the coding sequence ATGCACGGCTGGAAGGCCCGGATCGGCGTTATCACGACCTCCGTCAACACGGTGGTGGAACCGGAGTTCCACGAACTCGCGCCCGACGGAGTGACGATCGCGACCTCGCGACTCCGACACGGCGGGAAGACGAGCGAGGAGAACACGAATTCGATGAACGAGGACGTGAACCGCTGCGCCGAGTTGCTCGCGACGGCGAACCCGGACGCCGTCCTCTACGGCGTCACGGCGGGCAGTTTCCTCAACGGCCGGGAGTACGAGGAGGAGATGTCGGAGACCATCACGGACATCGCCGGAGCCCCGGCGATCACCGCGTCGTCGTCGATTCGACGCGCGCTGGAGACCCTCGGCGCGGAGCGCGTGTCGGTCGCGACCCCGTACATCCCGAAGTTCGACGATCGGCTCGAATCCTACCTTCGGGAGTTCGGCTACACGGTGGCGGCGATGGACGGCCACACGATCGAGGAGGGGTTCGAGATCGCCGCCGTCCACCCGGAGGCGATCTACCGCGCCGTGAAACGCGCCGATCGGCCAGAGGCCGACGCCGTCGTCATCAGCGGAACGAACTACCGGACGATGGAAGTCATCGAGGATCTCGAAGCCGACCTCGGAAAGCCGGTGGTCTCCGCCAACACCGCGTCCCTGTGGGACGTCCTCACGACGGTCGGGGTCGACCCGGCGACCGTGTCGTGCGGCGAACTCTTCGAACGAGCGGACTGA
- a CDS encoding nitrilase-related carbon-nitrogen hydrolase, giving the protein MTQTSFRAAAVQPKMETADVTDPDSAEATIRSNLDRYMGYVDYMCNGGHGPKLIVFPESCLTNFPRNRTLEAYRNVAVELPGFVTDIVGEKAREYDTHIVMATYEVDPDWPEQVFNTAFIVGPSGDLILKYRKLNDAQVGLPISANPGDFYEEYVDFYDGDPEALYPVVDTEIGKLACMTCADVRYAEVTRCLALQGAEIICHPTGEGREVQDYKESYNACKQVRAFENQVYLIASNTGQLLGGERPEFRFRGNSTIYGPQGETISQVEGAGESLVTGTVELEALREERAGRIGWNVPATSRYRTYTSIMEEKEVWPTDAFADEPIRSPADIREVQEEALENAYETGVFTRPESDSGPTDEQPR; this is encoded by the coding sequence ATGACACAGACGAGCTTCCGGGCCGCAGCCGTACAGCCCAAGATGGAGACGGCCGACGTCACCGATCCCGACTCGGCCGAGGCGACGATTCGGAGCAATCTCGACCGGTACATGGGGTACGTCGATTACATGTGTAACGGCGGCCACGGGCCGAAACTCATCGTGTTTCCCGAGTCCTGCCTGACGAACTTTCCACGGAACCGAACGCTCGAGGCCTACCGGAACGTCGCCGTCGAACTCCCCGGGTTCGTCACGGATATCGTGGGGGAGAAAGCCCGAGAGTACGACACCCACATCGTCATGGCCACCTACGAGGTGGACCCGGACTGGCCCGAACAGGTGTTCAACACGGCCTTCATCGTCGGGCCGAGCGGCGACCTCATCCTGAAGTACCGCAAACTCAACGACGCGCAGGTCGGGCTCCCGATCTCCGCCAATCCGGGCGACTTCTACGAGGAGTACGTGGACTTCTACGACGGCGATCCCGAGGCGCTGTACCCGGTCGTCGATACGGAGATCGGAAAACTCGCCTGTATGACCTGCGCGGACGTCCGGTACGCCGAGGTCACGCGCTGTCTGGCCCTCCAGGGCGCCGAAATTATCTGTCACCCGACGGGCGAAGGCCGGGAGGTGCAGGATTACAAGGAGAGCTACAACGCCTGCAAGCAAGTCCGGGCGTTCGAGAACCAGGTGTACCTGATCGCGTCGAATACCGGGCAGCTGCTCGGCGGCGAGCGCCCCGAGTTCCGCTTCCGGGGTAACTCGACGATCTACGGCCCGCAAGGCGAGACCATTTCCCAGGTCGAGGGCGCCGGCGAAAGTCTGGTGACGGGAACGGTCGAACTCGAAGCGCTGAGGGAGGAGCGCGCCGGACGGATCGGGTGGAACGTCCCGGCGACCTCGCGGTACCGGACCTACACGTCGATCATGGAGGAGAAGGAGGTCTGGCCGACCGACGCCTTCGCGGACGAACCGATTCGGTCGCCCGCGGATATCCGGGAGGTCCAGGAAGAAGCGCTGGAGAACGCCTACGAGACGGGCGTCTTTACCCGGCCGGAATCGGATTCGGGACCGACCGACGAGCAGCCGCGCTAG
- a CDS encoding Lrp/AsnC family transcriptional regulator, whose product MTHSPSDDLDEIDRIILSILSDNPRTPYSDIAAELERRGHNMSSEGTRYRVQNLFDATSTFYMLNPESHDWHVLRVSVSVDDSVDAKATVTEKLQDRPFWFISSGVGSFDIYAVALAKTLAEVDEYIGDVRSIEGVESLDFFLETHRTTDMGNYFPLGEAI is encoded by the coding sequence ATGACCCACTCCCCCTCGGACGACCTGGACGAAATCGACCGCATCATTCTGAGCATCCTCTCCGACAATCCGCGGACGCCGTACTCGGATATCGCGGCCGAGCTCGAGCGTCGCGGCCACAACATGAGTAGCGAGGGGACGCGCTACCGCGTCCAGAACCTCTTCGACGCGACGTCGACGTTCTACATGCTCAACCCCGAGAGCCACGACTGGCACGTCCTTCGCGTCTCCGTGTCCGTCGACGACTCGGTCGACGCCAAGGCGACCGTCACCGAAAAACTCCAGGATCGGCCGTTCTGGTTCATCAGTTCGGGCGTCGGTTCGTTCGATATCTACGCCGTGGCGCTGGCCAAAACCCTGGCCGAGGTCGACGAATACATCGGCGACGTTCGAAGCATCGAGGGGGTCGAGTCGCTCGACTTCTTCCTCGAGACTCACCGGACGACGGACATGGGGAACTACTTCCCGCTCGGCGAGGCGATCTGA
- a CDS encoding DUF4437 domain-containing protein, whose translation MPRDHVEFLDPTTRSWSADESDVFPAGTTQKTLSRDPETGESTRLISIPAGATMAPAAATYDAELFVVDGGLRVDGTRLNRSGHAFVPADVPVSYETTDGARVLYMTIQHADDHPEPEPVLTRTAELSWEQPRTEGFPAGAARKSLYQDPRTGASTWLLGVLAHWRETRLESHPVVEEAYQVQGTMESDQGHFSAGKYFWRPPDIPHGPFSTSTGCLTFFRTDGPLETEYVADTADDW comes from the coding sequence ATGCCACGAGACCACGTAGAATTCCTGGATCCGACCACGCGCTCGTGGTCGGCGGACGAATCGGACGTCTTTCCCGCGGGAACGACGCAAAAAACGCTGTCTCGAGACCCCGAAACGGGTGAATCGACGCGACTGATATCGATCCCGGCCGGGGCGACGATGGCCCCAGCTGCGGCCACCTACGACGCCGAGCTGTTCGTCGTCGACGGCGGCCTTCGCGTCGATGGAACGAGACTGAATCGGTCGGGCCACGCGTTCGTGCCGGCCGACGTTCCCGTCTCCTACGAGACGACCGACGGGGCGCGGGTCCTGTACATGACCATCCAGCACGCCGACGATCACCCCGAACCCGAGCCCGTTCTCACCCGAACGGCCGAACTGTCGTGGGAACAGCCCCGGACGGAGGGGTTTCCCGCCGGCGCGGCTCGGAAGAGTCTCTATCAGGATCCGCGGACGGGCGCTTCGACGTGGCTGCTGGGCGTCCTGGCCCACTGGCGGGAGACGCGGCTCGAATCCCACCCGGTCGTCGAGGAGGCCTACCAGGTGCAGGGAACGATGGAATCGGACCAGGGCCACTTCTCCGCGGGGAAGTACTTCTGGCGGCCGCCCGACATCCCACACGGCCCGTTCTCGACCAGCACCGGCTGTCTCACGTTCTTCCGGACCGACGGCCCCCTGGAAACCGAATACGTGGCGGATACGGCCGACGACTGGTGA
- a CDS encoding alpha/beta fold hydrolase: protein MSVRKGYVDTDEGQIHYRYGGESHAGDPPVLCFHQNPSSSLMFEDLIRGLEDDYHVIAFDIPGYGQSYEPDDVTTFSYYTDVLTQAIDNLDVDRFHVLGHHTGAGTGVEIAVNEADRVETVCFIGPPYFSRAEREEILEDSYGESPDEAVPPVEPDGRHLLHHWELFDGQPIDAETQHRMALDALNSRTGAKQAHGVGRDQNFPDLFAEIEVPRLLMAAEGDLLWEAFCRAREDYPDVDTVEVGGAMLEPVADPDSVTSEVRRFLREHGY, encoded by the coding sequence ATGAGCGTGAGAAAGGGGTACGTCGACACCGACGAGGGCCAGATTCACTACCGATACGGGGGCGAGTCACACGCCGGCGACCCGCCGGTGCTCTGTTTCCACCAGAATCCTTCGTCGTCACTGATGTTCGAGGACCTCATCCGCGGCCTCGAAGACGACTATCACGTCATCGCGTTCGACATACCCGGCTACGGCCAGTCCTACGAACCGGACGACGTCACGACGTTCAGTTACTACACCGACGTCCTGACGCAGGCGATCGACAACCTGGACGTCGACCGGTTCCACGTCCTCGGTCACCATACCGGGGCCGGGACCGGCGTCGAGATCGCGGTGAACGAGGCCGACCGGGTCGAGACGGTCTGTTTCATCGGCCCGCCGTACTTCAGCCGGGCGGAGCGCGAGGAGATCCTCGAAGATTCCTACGGCGAGTCGCCCGACGAGGCGGTTCCGCCGGTCGAACCGGACGGGCGCCACCTGCTGCACCACTGGGAGCTGTTCGACGGACAGCCCATCGACGCCGAAACCCAGCACCGGATGGCGCTCGACGCGCTGAACTCCCGAACCGGGGCCAAACAGGCTCACGGCGTCGGGCGAGATCAGAACTTCCCCGACCTGTTCGCCGAGATCGAGGTCCCGCGGCTCCTGATGGCCGCCGAGGGCGACCTGCTCTGGGAGGCGTTTTGCCGGGCGCGAGAGGACTATCCGGACGTGGACACCGTCGAGGTCGGCGGGGCGATGCTCGAACCGGTCGCCGACCCCGACTCGGTGACGTCGGAGGTACGCCGGTTCCTGCGCGAACACGGCTACTGA
- a CDS encoding ABC transporter ATP-binding protein: MVDISVRNMSKHFTTGDGTIVAVDEIDLDVADGEFVSLVGPSGCGKTTTMRCIAGLELPTAGTIRFGDRDVTDLAPQKRDVALLFQDIALYPHMTVAENIAYGLKISGVSADERRKRAKEAAERLHISDQLDKSPADLSGGQQQRAALGRSLVRDPEVFLFDEPMSDLDAKLKRELRPVIQRITKNIGCPVIYVTHDQEEAMTLSDRVAVMNEGEIEQIDEPKALYNDPVSDFSAGFIGQPTTQFFAGTAVDGESAISVELDDGSTVETTISSATLDGYVDEPVKLGIRPQHISVGSDGGIPAEHYLDEPLGDVTHSFFETPVGETIAVTDAEFEGNGGTYGLQLAPDHVQLYDPSSGVRIA; this comes from the coding sequence ATGGTCGACATTAGCGTCCGGAACATGTCCAAACATTTTACGACGGGTGACGGGACGATTGTCGCCGTGGACGAGATCGATCTCGACGTCGCGGACGGCGAGTTCGTCTCGCTCGTCGGACCCTCCGGCTGTGGCAAAACGACGACGATGCGCTGCATCGCCGGGCTCGAACTCCCGACAGCCGGGACGATCCGATTCGGCGATCGGGACGTGACTGATCTCGCGCCGCAGAAACGCGACGTCGCGCTGCTCTTTCAGGATATCGCGCTCTACCCGCACATGACGGTGGCCGAAAACATCGCGTACGGGCTCAAGATCTCCGGCGTGTCGGCGGACGAACGCCGAAAACGGGCTAAAGAGGCGGCCGAACGCCTGCACATCTCGGACCAGCTCGACAAGAGCCCGGCCGACCTCTCCGGCGGCCAGCAACAGCGCGCCGCGCTCGGCCGATCGCTCGTTCGCGACCCGGAAGTCTTCCTCTTCGACGAGCCGATGAGCGATCTCGACGCCAAACTCAAGCGGGAACTGCGCCCGGTGATCCAGCGGATCACCAAGAACATCGGCTGTCCCGTCATCTACGTCACGCACGACCAAGAGGAGGCGATGACGCTCTCGGACAGGGTCGCGGTGATGAACGAGGGCGAGATCGAACAGATCGACGAACCCAAGGCGCTCTACAACGACCCGGTGAGCGACTTCTCGGCCGGGTTCATCGGCCAGCCGACCACGCAGTTCTTCGCGGGAACCGCGGTCGACGGCGAGTCGGCGATCTCGGTCGAACTCGACGACGGATCCACGGTCGAGACGACCATCTCGTCGGCCACCCTGGACGGCTACGTCGACGAACCGGTCAAACTCGGTATTCGACCCCAGCACATCTCGGTGGGCAGCGACGGCGGCATTCCCGCCGAGCACTACCTCGACGAACCGCTCGGCGACGTCACCCACTCGTTCTTCGAGACGCCGGTCGGCGAGACGATCGCGGTCACCGACGCCGAGTTCGAGGGCAACGGCGGCACCTACGGCTTGCAGTTGGCGCCCGACCACGTGCAACTGTACGACCCCAGCTCCGGCGTCAGGATCGCCTGA
- a CDS encoding carbohydrate ABC transporter permease gives MKSPFWYLNNHYVSDRTYNVAVYASALVMAFVGLFPIYWMIQSAFKTRSAILDGVSAYPMPGTFTLENFSVVLSDAVMGYILNTVIVTSGTIALTNVVALVAGYGLARFRFPLKMTFARFLLLGYMFSPIVLALPLYMIWRNLGLLNTHFGLIVALTGISLPFSVWLMWKYIQTIPRSYEESAWIEGASRFRAFRDVVLPQTKPAIIATTLFSFAVAWNDFTIAQILLPRQEATTFAPGVLRLVRQGFEISWAEVMAVSFVMTIPPLLFAYLLQSYLLKGFQVQSL, from the coding sequence ATGAAATCGCCGTTCTGGTACCTGAACAATCACTACGTGAGCGATCGAACGTACAATGTCGCGGTCTACGCGAGCGCGCTGGTCATGGCCTTCGTCGGCCTGTTCCCGATCTACTGGATGATCCAGTCGGCCTTCAAAACCAGGAGCGCGATCCTCGACGGCGTCTCGGCGTACCCCATGCCCGGTACGTTTACGCTCGAGAACTTCTCCGTGGTGCTGAGCGACGCGGTCATGGGTTACATTCTGAACACCGTGATCGTGACGTCCGGCACGATCGCGCTGACGAACGTCGTCGCCCTCGTCGCCGGTTACGGCCTCGCCAGGTTCCGCTTCCCGCTCAAGATGACGTTCGCCCGATTCCTGCTGCTGGGATACATGTTCAGCCCGATCGTGCTGGCGCTGCCGCTGTACATGATCTGGCGAAACCTGGGGCTGTTGAACACCCACTTCGGCCTCATCGTCGCGCTCACGGGGATCTCGCTCCCCTTTTCCGTGTGGCTGATGTGGAAGTACATCCAGACGATCCCGCGCTCGTACGAGGAGAGCGCCTGGATCGAGGGGGCCTCACGCTTCCGCGCGTTCCGCGACGTCGTCCTGCCCCAGACCAAGCCGGCGATCATCGCGACGACGCTGTTTTCCTTCGCGGTCGCCTGGAACGACTTCACCATCGCGCAGATCCTGCTCCCCCGCCAGGAGGCGACGACCTTCGCACCCGGCGTGCTGCGCCTCGTCAGGCAAGGCTTCGAGATCTCCTGGGCGGAGGTGATGGCCGTCTCGTTCGTGATGACGATTCCGCCGCTGCTGTTCGCCTACCTCCTGCAGAGCTACCTCCTGAAGGGCTTCCAGGTCCAGTCGCTCTGA
- a CDS encoding carbohydrate ABC transporter permease, with amino-acid sequence MGTTEATRYQRFRSVLRLDGDREAFWGVSSILPVLVIYSLIFGLPILFALYASVHRIPLLNPEWELVGFENYAEVLAMDDFWHSLRTGVVFTVGNTIFQIVVGIWMALVLNRITRGKRVLTAIIFTAYLIPTVIVAFWALYMFDPDTGVLHMVFGNWLGLWEADAFALGSPDWAMPLVVLIGSWKFSVFVTILALAQLRAIPDRYYEAAKICQANRWQMFRDITWPRIKGIVLVAVLLRGVFMFNKYDIIAQLTNGGPGSVTETLPLLAYEVTFTDGSYGLGSAMSVVMFLFLTISGVIYFKLFNPSEEVET; translated from the coding sequence ATGGGAACAACGGAAGCAACTCGGTACCAGCGGTTCCGCTCGGTCCTCCGCCTGGACGGTGATCGAGAGGCCTTCTGGGGCGTCAGCAGCATCCTGCCGGTGTTAGTCATCTACAGCCTGATCTTCGGCTTGCCGATCCTCTTCGCCCTCTACGCCTCCGTCCACCGGATTCCGCTCCTGAATCCCGAGTGGGAGCTGGTCGGGTTCGAGAACTACGCCGAGGTGCTGGCCATGGACGACTTCTGGCACTCGCTCCGAACGGGGGTCGTGTTCACGGTCGGGAACACGATCTTCCAGATCGTCGTCGGCATCTGGATGGCCCTCGTCCTGAACCGCATCACCCGCGGGAAGCGCGTCCTCACGGCGATCATCTTCACGGCCTACCTGATTCCGACCGTCATCGTCGCCTTCTGGGCGCTGTACATGTTCGACCCGGACACGGGCGTCCTGCACATGGTCTTCGGGAACTGGCTCGGATTGTGGGAGGCCGACGCGTTCGCCCTCGGCAGTCCCGACTGGGCCATGCCGCTCGTCGTGCTGATCGGGTCCTGGAAGTTCTCGGTGTTCGTGACGATCCTGGCACTCGCGCAGTTGCGGGCGATTCCGGACCGGTACTACGAGGCCGCGAAGATCTGTCAGGCGAACCGGTGGCAGATGTTCCGCGACATCACCTGGCCGCGGATCAAGGGCATCGTCCTGGTCGCCGTCCTCCTGCGCGGGGTCTTCATGTTCAACAAGTATGATATCATCGCACAGTTAACCAACGGCGGGCCCGGATCGGTGACGGAAACGCTGCCGCTGTTGGCCTACGAGGTCACGTTCACCGACGGTAGTTACGGGCTCGGGAGTGCCATGTCGGTCGTTATGTTCCTCTTCCTGACGATCTCGGGCGTCATCTACTTCAAGCTCTTTAACCCCAGCGAGGAGGTGGAAACATGA
- a CDS encoding ABC transporter substrate-binding protein, with protein sequence MVANPTRRQLTIAAGSAIGASLAGCLGGDSDDGSSEAVHLMTDYGSDAWQTKWNDELIPAFEEQSDHEINLEVTGGGSQAEQRLSTLVQSGDPPDTITNNHAGVAQNVAAGQLQSVDEINDAMSELAGDLVAPPIEFGDDVYQVPHGYYEATFLYREDVYEALDLSPPETFQDLLENARIIDESDEFDTRGIGVPASSGLVMADAFFRSLYNNTASARLRWASDSQEEVELWFPKEPAVEVLELVSELAAYSPDPSQIGFAQGLEDWGAGSYAQQIHLNMWPAGVAAAIDPEIARNTGVSHIPLQAGVAKEDTLLVNEVNGYFVFDGGGNTAGAREFIEWLYTDDLERLAGVYEPAPMRFLPTHEGVLESDAYQSISHFQEFPSHLEKLQQVQEISDEYVHNDWDGVTPIRTVEGIYLRQGYQLGEMLHEVLVAGMDPEEAYETYRSEMESRLSDAKERFE encoded by the coding sequence ATGGTAGCCAATCCCACGAGGCGACAGCTCACGATAGCCGCCGGCTCCGCGATCGGTGCGAGCCTGGCCGGGTGTCTCGGCGGCGACTCGGACGACGGCAGCTCCGAGGCCGTCCACCTCATGACCGACTACGGCAGCGACGCCTGGCAGACGAAGTGGAACGACGAGCTCATTCCGGCTTTCGAGGAGCAGTCGGATCACGAGATCAACCTGGAGGTCACCGGCGGCGGCTCCCAGGCGGAACAGCGGCTGTCGACGCTGGTGCAGTCCGGCGATCCACCGGACACGATCACGAACAACCACGCCGGCGTCGCCCAGAACGTCGCCGCGGGTCAGCTCCAGTCGGTCGACGAGATCAACGACGCGATGAGCGAGCTGGCCGGCGACCTCGTGGCGCCGCCCATCGAGTTCGGCGACGACGTCTACCAGGTGCCTCACGGCTACTACGAGGCCACGTTCCTCTACCGGGAGGACGTCTACGAAGCGCTCGACCTCTCGCCGCCGGAGACGTTCCAGGACCTGCTCGAGAACGCCCGAATCATCGACGAGTCCGACGAGTTCGATACGCGCGGGATCGGCGTCCCCGCCAGCAGCGGCCTGGTCATGGCGGACGCGTTCTTCCGGTCGCTGTACAACAACACGGCCAGCGCCCGGCTTCGCTGGGCGTCCGACTCCCAGGAAGAGGTCGAACTCTGGTTCCCGAAAGAGCCGGCCGTCGAAGTGCTCGAACTCGTCTCCGAGCTGGCCGCGTACTCGCCGGATCCGTCACAGATCGGCTTCGCCCAGGGGCTCGAGGACTGGGGCGCCGGCAGCTACGCCCAGCAGATCCACCTGAACATGTGGCCCGCCGGCGTCGCGGCCGCCATCGATCCCGAGATCGCGCGGAACACGGGCGTCAGTCACATCCCGCTCCAGGCGGGCGTCGCGAAGGAGGACACGCTCCTCGTCAACGAGGTCAACGGCTACTTCGTCTTCGACGGCGGTGGCAATACGGCCGGCGCGCGGGAGTTCATCGAGTGGCTGTACACCGACGACCTCGAGCGCCTCGCCGGCGTCTACGAACCCGCACCGATGCGCTTCCTCCCCACGCACGAGGGCGTCCTCGAGTCCGACGCCTACCAGAGCATCAGCCACTTCCAGGAGTTTCCCAGCCACCTCGAAAAACTCCAGCAGGTCCAGGAGATCAGCGACGAGTACGTCCACAACGACTGGGACGGCGTCACGCCGATCCGCACCGTCGAGGGAATCTACCTGCGACAGGGCTACCAGCTCGGCGAGATGCTCCACGAGGTCCTCGTCGCCGGCATGGATCCGGAGGAAGCCTACGAGACGTACCGCTCGGAGATGGAGTCGCGACTCTCCGACGCCAAAGAGCGCTTCGAGTAA
- a CDS encoding redoxin domain-containing protein: protein MVTVGDPAPDFTAPLANGEVEESFTLSENLDDAPIVLAFFPGAFSTVCMSEMNEFNARLSDFEAEGASIYGISADLPFSLNEFKAQLDLGFDLISDFNTDIASKYDADIESELLGFDITSRAVFVIDGDGEIVFSWDGDPSNEPDYEAVYDAVQSA, encoded by the coding sequence ATGGTAACTGTCGGAGATCCGGCGCCAGACTTCACTGCACCGCTCGCGAACGGCGAAGTGGAGGAGAGCTTCACACTCAGCGAGAACCTCGACGACGCACCGATCGTCCTCGCGTTCTTCCCGGGCGCGTTCTCGACGGTCTGTATGAGCGAGATGAACGAGTTCAACGCTCGGCTGTCCGACTTCGAGGCGGAGGGCGCGTCGATCTACGGGATCAGCGCCGACCTGCCCTTCTCGCTGAACGAGTTCAAGGCCCAGCTCGATCTCGGGTTCGACCTGATCAGCGACTTCAACACGGACATCGCCTCGAAGTACGACGCCGACATCGAGTCCGAACTGCTCGGCTTCGACATCACGTCCCGGGCCGTCTTCGTCATCGACGGCGACGGCGAGATCGTCTTCTCCTGGGACGGCGATCCGAGCAACGAACCCGACTACGAGGCCGTGTACGACGCCGTCCAGAGCGCGTAA
- a CDS encoding DUF4437 domain-containing protein: MRVNPAWVDTTGEGSLPEPTYEEAIDREHIEYARNEEYPWQEESLSGELPAFRNKVLSIDERTGAFTREVVLPQGWATESVTFPTVQELFVIEGNLTVEGYELDETSYLRVPDEMPVSMAAQSETRLLWTSDSALDGDGDHDGHRYWHAPEDEITHVDPKEMEWEITPKEGPGDGLESIWLWHDEVSGATTFLCKAEVWMEERQVHHDVAESCYILEGGVELEGRGMMEEGDYFWRPAWIHHGPIKPHDNGFYGFLRVDANLVNYYTSPEGVPLNY; this comes from the coding sequence ATGCGCGTTAACCCAGCATGGGTCGATACGACAGGTGAGGGTTCGCTCCCGGAGCCGACCTACGAGGAGGCGATCGACCGCGAACACATCGAATACGCCCGCAACGAGGAGTATCCGTGGCAGGAAGAGTCCCTGTCCGGCGAACTCCCGGCGTTTCGAAACAAGGTGCTCTCGATCGACGAGCGAACGGGCGCGTTCACTCGCGAAGTCGTCCTCCCCCAAGGGTGGGCGACGGAGTCGGTGACGTTCCCGACGGTGCAGGAGCTGTTCGTCATCGAGGGGAACCTGACCGTCGAGGGGTACGAGCTCGACGAAACGTCGTACCTTCGCGTCCCGGACGAGATGCCGGTCTCGATGGCCGCCCAGAGCGAGACGCGACTCCTCTGGACGTCGGATAGCGCCCTCGACGGCGACGGCGATCACGACGGCCACCGGTACTGGCACGCCCCCGAAGACGAGATCACCCACGTCGATCCGAAGGAGATGGAGTGGGAGATCACGCCGAAGGAGGGTCCCGGCGACGGCCTCGAGAGCATCTGGCTCTGGCACGACGAGGTCTCCGGTGCCACGACCTTCCTCTGCAAGGCGGAGGTCTGGATGGAGGAGCGCCAGGTCCACCACGACGTCGCGGAGAGCTGTTACATCCTCGAGGGCGGCGTCGAGCTGGAAGGCCGCGGCATGATGGAGGAGGGCGACTACTTCTGGCGACCCGCCTGGATCCACCACGGGCCGATCAAGCCCCACGACAACGGCTTCTACGGCTTCCTGCGCGTCGACGCGAACCTCGTCAACTACTACACCTCGCCCGAGGGCGTCCCGCTCAATTACTGA